The window AGCGATACCGTATGGCGAAGCTTCACCGGCCTTGTTTTGTTTGCAGCTGCGGCTGCGGCGCTAATCAAGCTCGCCGGCGGCTGAAGCCTATCAGAGCGGGAGCGCGGTTCCGGCCATTACCAGTGCCATGCCGCATCCGCTGACAATTACGATACGCAACGCCTCCGCCAGCGCTGCGTGGTGTGCGGCAGCGTAATCGCAGGCTTGGTTGGCGGCTTTGGTCATGGAACTTAGTTTCGCAGCCACCGCCTAAGAATACCTTAATACGACCCGCCGGATTAAGCGGCGGACGGCATCTGCTGGCTCGCGCAATGGAAACCGCCACCGCCTGCCAATACGGCATCGGCAGGCAGGCCGATGGTTGTCCGGTCCGGAAACAGGTCGGCGATTGCCGCCACGCCGTCTGCATCATGCACCGATCCGAATGTCGGCACCACGACCAGATGGGTCGTTATGGCGAAATTGGCGTAGCTTGCCGGTTCCACCAGATCGCCGCGCATGATGCGCCCGGGCGAAGGGATGGTTTGGACGCGGACACCGAAATTCAGCGCGCGCTTTTTTGCATCGGCGTAGATCGCGGCGTTTGGATCATCGGCGCCGGTCGCTTTGGGAAGCGCCAGCTTATTGGGCGCGACGAAGCGTGCGAGGTTGTCTACGTGGCCGTCCGTGTGGTCGTTCAGCAATCCGTCGCCGAGCCACAACACCCGGTCAAACCCTAGATCGCGCGCCAGCCGCGCTTCGATATCGGATCGCGAAAGGTCGGGATTGCGATTGGGGTTTAGCAGGCATTGCTCGGTGGTCACGGCCAGCCCCGTGCCGTCGCTATCCACCGCGCCGCCTTCCAGGATCCAGTCCGCGGTTTCGAGCGGCAGGTCGGCATCGCGTACCAGTTCCGCACCGATAGTCTCGTCGCCCGGCATGCGGTATTTCCCGCCCCAGCCGTTGAAGCCGAACCGGCGTGCCGCGCGCTCGCGATCATCCAGCACCACCAGCGGCCCGGTGTCGCGCAGCCAGATATCGCCATATTCGCGGCGCTCCAGCGCAATCGATGCGCTACATAGTGAGGCCGCGCGCGCTTCGTTTGCGGCGTCGCGCACCAGCAGGCGCACGGGTTGTCCGCTATCGGCAACGGCGTCGGCGAAGGCGGCGATCTGTTCCTGTGCGCGCGGCAGGATGCCCGGCCACTCCGTCGCATCGTGAGGGAAGCCGATCCACAACCAGTCCTGCGGCGCCCATTCAGGCGGCATTACCAACGACATGGACCAAGCCCGGCTAAGGTGCGGGCTAAGACCCGCAGCCCTCGCCATCCGCCGCCGCGCAGCTTTCGTCGCGCGTCTGGCGAAATTCATCGCCCGGGTTCCAGTTGGGCCAGCTGGTGCTCATGGCGAGGCTGCGGCCGATGCGGTAGAACAGCTGCAAATCGGCCATCACGCCGGACCAGTCCCAGTTCTCGTTGAACTCGTCCTTCGGCCCATGATAGCGATTTTCGGTGTAATCGCGCGCCACTTCCGCGCCGGCCATCACGCCGCCCGCGACCAGATCTTCCCCGCCATCGATATACAGCATCGGCACGCCGCGCTTGGCGAAGGCGAAGTGATCGCTGCGGTAGTAATAGCCCGCTTCCGGCTTAGGATTGGGCGTCGCCACGCGGCCATCGGTCACCAGCGCGGCGTTGAGGAATTGGTCGAGCTGCGATTTGTTCGGACCGACCACGGTGACGTCCTTGGCCACACCGGCCACCTGGAACGCGTCCATGTTGATGCCGCCAACCGTCTGGGCGAGCGGCAGGACGGGGTTGGCAGCGTAATAATCCGCGCCGAGCAGGCCCTGTTCTTCCGCCGTCACCGCCAGAAATGCCAGGCTGCGATCGGGCGCGCCCGCCTTGGCGTGGGCTTCGGCCAGAGCCACCAGCGCCGCCGTGCCGGTCGCGTTATCGACCGCGCCGTTACAGATATCATCGCCGTCCGGCGCGGGCGTACAACGGCCGAGGTGATCCCAATGCGCCGTGTGCATGACATATTCGTCAGGCCGCCTGCTACCCGGCAGAATCGCAATTACGTTCTGCGATTCGTAGGTCTTGATGTCGTTTGAAAAGCTGGTCGAGGCCGTCAGCCCGAGCGGTACGGCGCGGAAGCCTTTGCGCTTCGCTGCAGCGGACAGTGCATTCAGGTCCTTGCCCGCCGCCGCCATGATTTTCGCCGCTGCATCCTTCTGCACCCAGCCGTTCATCTGCGTCAGCGCCGGAGCGTTGGCGCCGCGCTGGGCATAGGCCTGCGGGCCGGACCATGAGGATTCCACGACGTTCCAGCCATAGGAGGCCGGCGCAGTGTCATGGATGATGATGGCGCCCGCCGCGCCCTTTTCGGCGGCTTCTTCGTATTTGTAGGTCCAGCGGCCATAATAAGTCATCGCCTTGCCGTTGAAGTCCCCTTCCAGCGTTTCCGCGCCGAAATCGGGATCGTTTACCAGGATGACGGCGGTCTTGCCGGTCATGTCGATACCGGCATAATCGTTCCAGCCCTTCTCGGGCGCGTCGATGCCGTAACCGACGAAGACCAGCTCGCTATCGTCCAGCACGGTGCGGGCATCCTCACGATAGCTGACGCCGACCCAGTCCTTGGCGAAGTCCAGCTTCATGTCGCCCGTGCTGCCGCCGCTGCCACCGCGAATCGTCAGCGGAGCGAAATCGCGCCCGGTGATTTCTACGAGCGGCACGTTCTGCACCCAGCTATTGCCGTTGCCGGGCTGCAATCCGGCGGCCTTGAACCGTTCGATCAGCAGCGCGACGGTCTTTTCCTCGCCAATGGTCCCGGGCATCCGGCCTTCGAACTCGTCCGACGAAAGCGTGCGGGTGATATTCTTCATCGTGGCTTCGGAAATGGTGCCTGCGGCAACCGCCGGAATGTCGAGCGATGCGGTGTCGTTCATGCCGGTGGTAGTGGCGCAGGCGGACAATGCCAGCGCGGCCGCGAATGCGGGAACTGTCGATATGATGCGTTTCATGGCGGTTTGATCCTCATACGGGCGCGTTCGCGCTCTATCTTTGTGTTGCCGCCCTTGTCGCAAGTCCTGGCGCGCTAGGCAAGGTAGCGTGCATGCTTGCCACAAGTGTGCCGCCGCGTCAGGACGCGCGATATGGAACCGGACTGGACATCGGCGCTCGAACGCGCCCGCGCCGAGGCACCGTTTCTCGCGCGCGGCTTGGACCGCTTGCCGGACCTGGCGACCATGTTGGCGGCGGGGGACGGCGAGGCGGCGCTGGCTCATGCCCGCGCGGCCGGCGAAGGGATCGCGGAAGTCGGTGTCGCCCTGCGGCGCGAACGTACGGCTCTCGCCATCGCGTTGGCCATTGGCGATCTGGCAGGGGCATTCTCGCTCGACCGGGTCATGGCGGAGTTGTCGGCATTGGCGGACAGGGCGCTGGATGCGGCGATGGCGGCGGCCGTGATGCGCCGCCTGCCCGATCTGGCGCGCGACGACGCGACCAGAGGCTTCATCGCGCTGGCGCTGGGCAAGCATGGCGCGGGCGAATTGAACTACTCCTCCGACATCGATCCCATCCTGCTCTACGATCCCGACAACTTGCCGCGCCGTCCGCGCGACGAGCCGGGCGAAGCGGCGCAGCGTTATGCCCGCGACGTAGTGCAGCTGTTGTCCGACGTGACGGCGGAAGGATATGTGTTCCGCGTCGATCTGCGGCTGCGCCCGCAATCCGAAGTCAGCCCGCTGGCCATCCCGCTGGGCGGCGCGCTGTCGCATTACGAAAGCTCCGCTTTGGCGTGGGAACGCGCGGCGTTCATTCGCGCGCGCGCAGCATCGGGCGATATCGCCGCTGGCGCGCAATTTCTCGACGCGATCCAGTCTTTCGTCTGGCGCCGCAGCCTCGATTTCGGGGCAGCGCGCGAAATCGCCAAGCTGACCGCCCGCATACGCAGCGCCAATGGCGGCCCGCCGCATCCGCAGCCCGGCTTCGACCTCAAGCAAGGGCGCGGCGGTATCCGCGAGATTGAATTCTTCACCCAGACCCACCAGCTGATCCATGGCGGACGCGATCCGTCGCTGCGGGTGCGCGGTACGAAGCCCGCACTGGCAGCGTTGGTGGCGAGCGAGCGGATCGGCACGCGGGAAGCGGAGATACTAGGCACCGCATACGACCGACTGCGCACGGCGGAGCACCGCATCCAGATGGTGCGCGACCAGCAGACGCACAGTCTGCCGGCCGGCGATGCGCTCGATCCGCTGGCCCGGCTCGACGGCTTTGCGGATGGGGCGGCGCTGCTGGACGATCTGCGCAAAACAACCGCCGACGTCGCGCGTATTTTCGATACGCTGATCGAGACAGACGACACCTCACCCGCCCCGCGCCCGAACGAGCGCAAGCTTGCAAGGCAGCTAGGCGCCATGGGCTTTGGTGAAGGCGAACGGCTGGCCGCGCGCATCACTGGCTGGCGCGATGGCCGGTTTCGCGCACTGCGTTCCGACGGCGCGCGTGAGGCGTTCGATGCGTTGCTGCCAGCGCTGCTGGAGGCGTTCGCTGCTGCACCCGAACCGGCGCGCGCACTGATGCGGTTCGAGACTTTGCTGGAAAAGTTGCCCAGCGCCATCAACTTGTTCCGCCTGCTGGAAGCGCGGCCCGCTCTGCTCGATCAGCTGGTCGACATCATCACCCTCGCTCCGCCGCTGGCGGATAGGCTGGCGCGGCGGCCGGAATTGCTGGACGCGCTGATTGACCGCAGTGCGCTTGATCTGCCCGGCCCGGTGGACACCATCGCCGCGAGTATGCGGCGCGGGGTAGAGGATTACGAACGCCAGCTCGACCGCATTCGCATCGTGACGGGCGAGAAACGCTTTGCGCTGGGTGTGCAACTGATCGAGGCGGCGCAGGACCCGCTCGACATTGCGGAAGGGCTGGCGCGCGTGGCGGAAGCGGCGCTGACGGTGGCGCAACATGCGGCGGAGGAGGAGTTCGCCATCGCCCATGGCCGCGTGCCAGGCGCGGAGCCGGTGGTGCTGGGGCTGGGGCGGCTGGGCGGCGGGGCGCTGACCCATGCTTCCGATCTCGATATCGTGCATCTGTTCACGGGCGACCATGCGGCCCAATCCGATGGGGATCGACCGCTTGGTGCGACGCTGTATTTCAACCGGCTGGCGCAGCGGATTGGCGGGGCGCTCAGCGTGCCGACAGCGCAGGGCGCTTTGTATGAGGTTGATACAAGGCTTCGGCCGCAAGGCGCGCAGGGGCCGCTGGCTGTCAGCCTCGACAGCTTTGCGCGCTATCAGCGGCAGGATGCGTGGACGTGGGAGCATATGGCGCTGTGCCGCGCGCGTGCGCTGACGGGATCGTTGGAAGCCCGGGCGGAAGTTGCCGCAGTCATCGAAAGCGTACTCATGACGGAGCGCGATCCTGGCAAGTTGCGCGCCGACGTGATGGCCATGCGTGCTGAAATGGCCGCGCATAAGGCACCTCAAGGCGAACTTGACGCCAAGTTGCGGCGTGGCGGGCTCGTCGATTGCGAGTTCTTGGTTCACTATCTGCAATTGCGTCATCGCACCGGCCTTTCACCTGACGTTACGGCAGCCATCGCTACGCTGGAGACGGCAGGTCATTTGCCAGACGGTATCGGCAAGGCGCATCGTTTGATGACACGGCTGCTGGTGGCCGGGCGCCTGTTCGCCCCTGACGGAACCAAGCCCCCCGCGCGCCCGGCGAATGTTTTGGCGAAAAGCTGCCGGTTGAAAGACATGATGGAGGTCGAGAGTGCGTTCACCTCCGCGCGCGATACGGTAAAGAATGCATGGGCCGACATTTTCGGCGAAAGATTTAAGGACGAGATATGACCCTGGATAATAAAATTCTGCAACACGGCCAGCCGATCCCGGACATTGCTATGGAAACACCTGCTGGCGGCTCCGTGAGCCCAACGGAATTCAAGGGCCGCAAGCTGGTGCTGTTCTTTTATCCCAAGGACAATACGCCGGGCTGTACGACGGAAGCCAAGGATTTCACAGCTTTGGCGAAGGACTTCGCTGCGGCGGACACGGCCCTGCTGGGTGTCAGCAAGGATTCGCCGACGAAGCACCGGAACTTCATTGCCAAGCATGATCTCGAAACCCCGCTGGCCACCGACGCGGCTGACGGTGGTTTGTCGGACGCGCTCGGCATCTGGACCGAGAAACAGATGTACGGGAAAACTTATATGGGAATGGTCCGCACCACGATCCTGATTGCGGCGGACGGCGCCATCGCGCAGGTCTGGAACAAGGTGCGCGTGAAAGGTCATGCTGCTGAAGTTCTGGCTGCGGCGCAGGCTCTGTGACGATACGGTCCTGATCAGCCCACGTTGGAATTGACGACCGGAACGCAATCGCTGCGAATCAGCGCAAGAGTGCAGTCTGTGATTTCCACAGGATAGCGCGTTCAGGTACGAAAATCGCACAGACGGTGCGCTTCCTGTTTGAAAAAATGGCAGTTTTAAGCGCATTTCAACGGTTCAACCCGCGTTGAATGCATCCTGTCGTGACCAGCGATAAACGCACTTGTCCCGTTAAGGATTGTCCGATTAACCCACAAATGCACGAAGCGGGATGGGGTTCCGGATTGCTTCAAAATATTTTTTGAAACGCATTATCTGCGAGGGGTCGCAGGTTTGCATGACAGCCGGGAAACCGGGGTCGCAACGGTGTCAGAGGCACCGGAAAGAAGGTTCGGGATGGGTTTTGCAGGCAACTTTACCAAGCGTTTTGCCATGGGCTTCGCGGCTCTGGCCGGGGCAACCCTCACAATGGGTGCGGCACCAGCCGCCGCCGAAACAGCCGCAGTAAGTGTTACCAGCGAAATGTCCGCAATATCCTCGCCCTTCGACAAGGGTGATGCCAAATTCGCAAAGATGTTCGCGCAATGGCGTGATCTGGATGGCGGCGATGTCACATCGGAAACCGCTGCGCCGGCAGTATCGGTTCCATCGCGCATGCCGCTCAGCAATGCTGCGCTGACCAGCGATTACGGAATGCGGACCCAC of the Alteripontixanthobacter maritimus genome contains:
- a CDS encoding agmatine deiminase family protein — its product is MSLVMPPEWAPQDWLWIGFPHDATEWPGILPRAQEQIAAFADAVADSGQPVRLLVRDAANEARAASLCSASIALERREYGDIWLRDTGPLVVLDDRERAARRFGFNGWGGKYRMPGDETIGAELVRDADLPLETADWILEGGAVDSDGTGLAVTTEQCLLNPNRNPDLSRSDIEARLARDLGFDRVLWLGDGLLNDHTDGHVDNLARFVAPNKLALPKATGADDPNAAIYADAKKRALNFGVRVQTIPSPGRIMRGDLVEPASYANFAITTHLVVVPTFGSVHDADGVAAIADLFPDRTTIGLPADAVLAGGGGFHCASQQMPSAA
- a CDS encoding M28 family peptidase, whose protein sequence is MKRIISTVPAFAAALALSACATTTGMNDTASLDIPAVAAGTISEATMKNITRTLSSDEFEGRMPGTIGEEKTVALLIERFKAAGLQPGNGNSWVQNVPLVEITGRDFAPLTIRGGSGGSTGDMKLDFAKDWVGVSYREDARTVLDDSELVFVGYGIDAPEKGWNDYAGIDMTGKTAVILVNDPDFGAETLEGDFNGKAMTYYGRWTYKYEEAAEKGAAGAIIIHDTAPASYGWNVVESSWSGPQAYAQRGANAPALTQMNGWVQKDAAAKIMAAAGKDLNALSAAAKRKGFRAVPLGLTASTSFSNDIKTYESQNVIAILPGSRRPDEYVMHTAHWDHLGRCTPAPDGDDICNGAVDNATGTAALVALAEAHAKAGAPDRSLAFLAVTAEEQGLLGADYYAANPVLPLAQTVGGINMDAFQVAGVAKDVTVVGPNKSQLDQFLNAALVTDGRVATPNPKPEAGYYYRSDHFAFAKRGVPMLYIDGGEDLVAGGVMAGAEVARDYTENRYHGPKDEFNENWDWSGVMADLQLFYRIGRSLAMSTSWPNWNPGDEFRQTRDESCAAADGEGCGS
- a CDS encoding bifunctional [glutamine synthetase] adenylyltransferase/[glutamine synthetase]-adenylyl-L-tyrosine phosphorylase, yielding MEPDWTSALERARAEAPFLARGLDRLPDLATMLAAGDGEAALAHARAAGEGIAEVGVALRRERTALAIALAIGDLAGAFSLDRVMAELSALADRALDAAMAAAVMRRLPDLARDDATRGFIALALGKHGAGELNYSSDIDPILLYDPDNLPRRPRDEPGEAAQRYARDVVQLLSDVTAEGYVFRVDLRLRPQSEVSPLAIPLGGALSHYESSALAWERAAFIRARAASGDIAAGAQFLDAIQSFVWRRSLDFGAAREIAKLTARIRSANGGPPHPQPGFDLKQGRGGIREIEFFTQTHQLIHGGRDPSLRVRGTKPALAALVASERIGTREAEILGTAYDRLRTAEHRIQMVRDQQTHSLPAGDALDPLARLDGFADGAALLDDLRKTTADVARIFDTLIETDDTSPAPRPNERKLARQLGAMGFGEGERLAARITGWRDGRFRALRSDGAREAFDALLPALLEAFAAAPEPARALMRFETLLEKLPSAINLFRLLEARPALLDQLVDIITLAPPLADRLARRPELLDALIDRSALDLPGPVDTIAASMRRGVEDYERQLDRIRIVTGEKRFALGVQLIEAAQDPLDIAEGLARVAEAALTVAQHAAEEEFAIAHGRVPGAEPVVLGLGRLGGGALTHASDLDIVHLFTGDHAAQSDGDRPLGATLYFNRLAQRIGGALSVPTAQGALYEVDTRLRPQGAQGPLAVSLDSFARYQRQDAWTWEHMALCRARALTGSLEARAEVAAVIESVLMTERDPGKLRADVMAMRAEMAAHKAPQGELDAKLRRGGLVDCEFLVHYLQLRHRTGLSPDVTAAIATLETAGHLPDGIGKAHRLMTRLLVAGRLFAPDGTKPPARPANVLAKSCRLKDMMEVESAFTSARDTVKNAWADIFGERFKDEI
- a CDS encoding peroxiredoxin, which translates into the protein MTLDNKILQHGQPIPDIAMETPAGGSVSPTEFKGRKLVLFFYPKDNTPGCTTEAKDFTALAKDFAAADTALLGVSKDSPTKHRNFIAKHDLETPLATDAADGGLSDALGIWTEKQMYGKTYMGMVRTTILIAADGAIAQVWNKVRVKGHAAEVLAAAQAL